The Elaeis guineensis isolate ETL-2024a chromosome 13, EG11, whole genome shotgun sequence genome includes a region encoding these proteins:
- the LOC105055897 gene encoding putative lipase YDR444W isoform X5, producing the protein MKPHSPSSAERSDELSLNMAPAGAAVAGEVRGGGKAVNGGKRSRRKGRGRSAYLRRLSCFKPAADPPAAGGGGDRNLDKGDDGERERRIPTHLVVTVNGIIGSAANWRFAAKQFVKKYPDDVVVHCSECNYSTLTFDGIDVMGERLAEEVISAIARRPELQKISFVGHSLGGLIARYAIGILYGKDVPRNPPEENGGCKTYASGTQCMEEKLKGKIAGLEPMNFITFATPHLGSRLHKQIPILRGSYALEKMAYHISWIIRRTGKHLFLKDHDDGKPPLLLRMVSDCGDLKFMSALQSFKRRVAYSNACYDFIVGWKTSSIRHQDELPKRESFTKSGKYPHVVYVEKPQTAIVQQEDFSEMMISQPKSTSEMEEAMIKGLTRIPWERVDISFQKSIQKIFAHCTIQ; encoded by the exons ATGAAACCCCATTCCCCCAGCTCGGCCGAACGATCCGACGAGTTAAGTCTCAACATGGCTCCAGCAGGGGCGGCGGTGGCGGGGGAGGTTCGAGGAGGGGGAAAGGCCGTGAACGGGGGAAAGCGGAGCAGAAGGAAGGGACGGGGGCGCTCGGCTTATCTCCGTCGGCTGAGTTGCTTCAAGCCCGCAGCCGATCCGCCGGCGGCGGGTGGCGGCGGAGATCGGAACTTGGACAAAGGAGACGACGGGGAAAGGGAGCGGCGGATCCCAACGCATCTGGTGGTGACGGTGAATGGCATCATCGGAAG TGCTGCAAATTGGAGATTTGCTGCAAAACAGTTTGTGAAGAAATATCCCGATGATGTTGTTGTCCATT GCAGTGAATGTAATTACTCAACCCTCACATTTGATGGTATCGACGTAATGGGAGAGAGACTAGCGGAAGAG GTCATATCAGCTATTGCACGCAGACCGGAGCTTCAAAAGATCTCCTTTGTTGGGCATTCACTAGGTGGCTTGATTGCAAGATATGCAATTGGCATATTATATGGAAAAGATGTGCCAAGGAATCCTCCAGAGGAAAATGGTGGCTGTAAAACTTATGCATCTGGAACTCAATGCATGGAAGAAAAATTAAAAGGAAAAATTGCTGGACTGGAGCCGATGAATTTTATAACTTTTGCAACACCTCACCTTGGCTCAAGATTGCACAAACAG ATCCCAATACTCCGTGGCTCCTATGCGCTAGAAAAGATGGCATATCATATTTCATGGATTATTAGAAGAACAGGAAAGCATTTATTCCTTAAAGACCATGATGACGGAAAGCCTCCTCTTCTCCTCCGGATGGTCAGTGACTGTGGAGATCTCAAATTCAT GtctgctttgcaatctttcaagcGACGTGTTGCGTACTCAAATGCTTGTTATGACT TTATTGTTGGCTGGAAGACATCTTCGATACGTCATCAAGATGAGCTTCCCAAG CGTGAAAGTTTCACAAAGAGTGGGAAATATCCACATGTGGTCTATGTGGAGAAACCCCAAACTGCTATTGtgcagcaggaagacttctcgGAGATGATGATTTCTCAACCAAAATCTACGAGCGAGATGGAAG